In the genome of Vallitalea longa, the window TCAAGAGAAGCCGGTGGAATAACACAACATATTGGTGCATCTATCGTAAGTATTAATGATAACGATATTACATTCTTAGATACACCTGGACACGAAGCTTTTACAGCCATGCGTCTAAGAGGTGCAATGGCAACAGATATAGCTATACTTGTAGTTGCTGCTGATGATGGTGTTATGCCTCAGACAATAGAAGCAATCAACCATGCTAAGGCTGCTAACGTACAGATTATAGTTGCTATCAATAAGATTGATAAACCAGGAGCTAATCCAGATAGAGTTAAACAAGAATTAGTAGATTATGGTTTAGTAGCAGAAGACTGGGGTGGAGATACTATATGTGTACCAGTTTCAGCTATAGAAAAAACAGGACTTGACCAATTACTTGAAATGATTCTTCTAGTATCTGAAATGGAAGAACTGAAAGCTAATCCTAACAAAAAAGCAAGTGGTACTATTATTGAAGCACAGCTTGATAAAGGAAGAGGTCCAGTAGCTACTGTTCTTATTCAAAACGGTACATTAAAAGTCGGTGACGCAATTATTGCAGGAACTGCATATGGTAAAATAAGAGCCATGATTGATGACAAAGGTAGAAGAGTCAAAAAAGCAGGACCTTCTATACCAGTTGAGATATTAGGACTATCAGAAGTTCCAATAGCCGGAGATGCTTTCTATACAGCTAAAAACGAAAGAGAAGCAAGACACGTTGCTGAAAAAGTCATAAGAAGAGACAGAGAGAAACTTATCCAGAATACACCTCAAAAAGTTACTCTTGATGATTTATTCAGCCAAATACAATCAGGTGATATGAAAGAACTTAACATAGTCGTTAAGGCTGATGTTCAAGGTTCAGTCGAAGCAGTAAAACAAAGTCTGGTAAAATTATCTAACGAAGAAGTTATGATAAAAGTAATCCACGGTGGAGTTGGTGCTATTAACGAATCTGACGTAATGTTAGCATCTGCATCTAATGCAATCATAATAGGTTTCAATGTTCGTCCAGAAGCCAGTGCAAAAGCAGTTGCAGATAGTGAAAAAATTGATATGCGTCTATATAGAGTAATATATAATGCTATCGAAGATATCGAAGCAGCTATGAAAGGTATGCTTGATCCTGAATATAAAGAAAAAGTTATCGGTCATGCAGAAGTAAGACAGACATTCAAAGTATCTAGTGTTGGTACTATAGGTGGTTCTTATGTGCTAGATGGTAAATTCGTAAGAAATGCAAAAGTCAGACTTGTTCGTGACGGTATTGTCGTATATGAAGGTGAACTAGCATCACTTAAGAGATTTAAAGATGACGTTAAAGAAGTCAATTCAGGATATGAATGTGGTATTATGCTTAATAAGTTCAATGATCTAAAAGAAGGAGATATTGTTGAAGCATTTATTATGGAAGAAATACCTAGATAGTTAATAGTGCTCATAATATTAGAAGGTGAGTAGAAATGAAAAAGAGAAGCAATAGAATTATTAAAATCAATGAAGAAATTAAAAGAGAAGTAAGCAGTATAATAAGTAGAGGCTTAAAAGACCCAAGAGTGAATCATATGACAAGTGTTGTAAGTGTGGATACTACTCCAGACTTGAAATACTGTAAAATATATGTAAGTGTTCTTGGAGATGAAAAATCTCAGAGTGATACTCTAGAAGGCCTAAAACGTTCAACAGGATATATTAGAAATGAACTTGCTAGAAAAATTAATCTAAGAAACACTCCAGAAATAACATTTGTGGTAGATCAATCTATTGAATACGGAATCAATATGTCAAAATTAATTGATAAAGTTAATAAACCAAAAGGTGAATAATCATGAATCTACAAGAAATAATAAATATATGTGGTGACAAGAAAAATATTATAATATCAGGACATATTCATCCAGATGGAGATTGTGTTGGTGCATGTTATGCATTAGCATCAATTCTCCATAAAAAAGGAATAGATGTAGAAATAGCTCTAGATGATGTACCTGATACATATGATTATCTAGTAGGAAGTAATTACTTATTAAAAACAATCAAGAAAGATATAGATATCTTTATCTCTCTTGATTGTGGTGATAAAGAAAGACTTGGAAGCAACTCTAAACTTTTTGATGAAGCAGCTGTAACTGTAAACATTGATCATCATATCAGTAATACCCAATTCGCTGACTACAATTATGTGTCAGACGTAAGTTCTACATGTGAGATAATATATGAAATACTTGATGGGTCTGATGATACTGACCTATTGGATAAAGATATATGTGAAGCTCTATATACTGGACTTATATATGATACTGGAGCATTCAAACACAGTAATACTACCAGAAGAACCCACCAAATAGCTGGTGACATAATTAGTTACGGAATAGATTTTACTGATATAACTAATAGGTTATTCTATTACAAGTCATACAAATCTCTTCAAATACTAGGCACTGCCATAAAAAATACTGAACGTCATATTAACGATAAATTGATATTGACAACACTCAGTACAGAAGAACTTGAAGAATATGACTGTAATAAAAAAGATACAGAAAGTATAGTGCAGATATTAAATGAAGTTACTGAATCAGAATGTGCCATATTCATTATGCAAGTAAGCAGTGATGAGTATAAAATAAGCTTGAGGTCACGTAACAATGTAGACGTATGTGCAATTGCCAGAGAATTCGGCGGCGGTGGACATATAAAAGCTTCTGGATGTACAATTTCAGGTAATCTTACTTCTATAAAAGAAAGATTGATCAATGTAGTTAAAAGGCAGATAGAGGAAAGAGCATGAACGGAATAATCAACATCTACAAAGAAAAAGGTTATACATCATTTGACGTAGTAGCAATACTACGTAAAAAGTTAAGAATCAAAAAAGTTGGACATACAGGTACACTGGACCCAGAAGCAGAAGGTGTACTTCCTGTATGTATCGGTAAAGCTACGAAAGTAGCCGATTACATTACTGATACTACTAAAATATACCAAGCAACCATGACTCTTGGTATAGAAACTGATACACAAGATCATACTGGTAAAATATTAAACCAGAAGGAAGTAACAAGCACCCATGAAGAAATAGAAGAAGCTATAAAATCTTTTATAGGTGATTATAAACAAGTACCACCAATGTATTCTGCCTTAAAAGTAAATGGAAAAAGATTATACGAATTAGCAAGACAAGGAAAAACTGTTGAAAGAAAAGCAAGAGATATCTATATATACGATATAGAAATTATTAAAATAGAAGGTAACAATATTGATATTAAAGTGGAGTGTTCCAAAGGTACATATATAAGAACGCTTTGTGCAGATATCGGAGCTGAACTTGGGTGTGGAGCTCATATGAGTAAGCTTGTAAGAACAAAATCAAGTCTATTCCATATAGAATCCAGTCTTAAGTTAAAAGAGATAGATTATTATATAGAAAATAATAGTTTGAATGAAATAATCACTAATGTAGATCAAGTATTTGCAGATTACGGTGAATT includes:
- the infB gene encoding translation initiation factor IF-2, with protein sequence MSKVRVYEIAKQLGLSNKELLSTLKEFDIEVKNHMSSLTDEEASIINEYYAPNKGNKESVADEAIEAQENEEADVILIPKNITVKALAEKLEKQTSDIVKSLMLKGIMATANQEIDFDTATSVALEYNFLTEEEEETDIVEEFFKEEPDDEKDLVTRSPIVVVMGHVDHGKTSLLDAIRESNVTSREAGGITQHIGASIVSINDNDITFLDTPGHEAFTAMRLRGAMATDIAILVVAADDGVMPQTIEAINHAKAANVQIIVAINKIDKPGANPDRVKQELVDYGLVAEDWGGDTICVPVSAIEKTGLDQLLEMILLVSEMEELKANPNKKASGTIIEAQLDKGRGPVATVLIQNGTLKVGDAIIAGTAYGKIRAMIDDKGRRVKKAGPSIPVEILGLSEVPIAGDAFYTAKNEREARHVAEKVIRRDREKLIQNTPQKVTLDDLFSQIQSGDMKELNIVVKADVQGSVEAVKQSLVKLSNEEVMIKVIHGGVGAINESDVMLASASNAIIIGFNVRPEASAKAVADSEKIDMRLYRVIYNAIEDIEAAMKGMLDPEYKEKVIGHAEVRQTFKVSSVGTIGGSYVLDGKFVRNAKVRLVRDGIVVYEGELASLKRFKDDVKEVNSGYECGIMLNKFNDLKEGDIVEAFIMEEIPR
- the rbfA gene encoding 30S ribosome-binding factor RbfA, producing MKKRSNRIIKINEEIKREVSSIISRGLKDPRVNHMTSVVSVDTTPDLKYCKIYVSVLGDEKSQSDTLEGLKRSTGYIRNELARKINLRNTPEITFVVDQSIEYGINMSKLIDKVNKPKGE
- a CDS encoding DHH family phosphoesterase, giving the protein MNLQEIINICGDKKNIIISGHIHPDGDCVGACYALASILHKKGIDVEIALDDVPDTYDYLVGSNYLLKTIKKDIDIFISLDCGDKERLGSNSKLFDEAAVTVNIDHHISNTQFADYNYVSDVSSTCEIIYEILDGSDDTDLLDKDICEALYTGLIYDTGAFKHSNTTRRTHQIAGDIISYGIDFTDITNRLFYYKSYKSLQILGTAIKNTERHINDKLILTTLSTEELEEYDCNKKDTESIVQILNEVTESECAIFIMQVSSDEYKISLRSRNNVDVCAIAREFGGGGHIKASGCTISGNLTSIKERLINVVKRQIEERA
- the truB gene encoding tRNA pseudouridine(55) synthase TruB encodes the protein MNGIINIYKEKGYTSFDVVAILRKKLRIKKVGHTGTLDPEAEGVLPVCIGKATKVADYITDTTKIYQATMTLGIETDTQDHTGKILNQKEVTSTHEEIEEAIKSFIGDYKQVPPMYSALKVNGKRLYELARQGKTVERKARDIYIYDIEIIKIEGNNIDIKVECSKGTYIRTLCADIGAELGCGAHMSKLVRTKSSLFHIESSLKLKEIDYYIENNSLNEIITNVDQVFADYGELIIHSKFDKFLYNGNKLKQEYIKGNKDIAEQTKYRIYDENNNFIGIYRTVIVDESMILKPVKLFL